A window of Clostridium taeniosporum genomic DNA:
TTTTATGATAAAATGCGTTCAGGATCTATGCCAACAACAGCACAAGTGAATCCAGAACAAGCAAGAATACAATTTGAAAAATATTTAAAAGAAGGATATGATATATTACATATTTCATTTTCTTCAGCACTTAGTGGAAGTTACAATAGTACAAGAATTGCAGCTATGGAATTAGCAGAAACATATGCTGATGATAAAATCATAGTTGTAGATTCTTTAAGTGTTTCTTCAGGTGAAGGACTTTTAGTATATAAAGCTGTGGAATTAAAGAAACAAGGTAAAAGCATAGAAGAAATAGCTAATTGGATTGAGGAAAATAAGCTAAATGTTTGTCAATATTTCACAGTAGATGATTTGAATCATTTGTATAGAGGTGGACGTGTATCAAAAACTACGGCTATTCTTGGTACTGTAATAGGTGTAAAACCTATTATTCATGTAAATAATGAAGGAAAGCTTATACCAATTTCTAAAACTAGAGGTCGCAAACAATCTTTAGGAAAATTATTAGATAATATGGAAAAATTAATGGGTAGTTATAAAGAAGAAAACGATGTTATATTTGTTAGTCACGGTGATGCAGAAAAAGAAGCAAAGTCTGTAGCTGATAAGATTAGAGAAAGATTT
This region includes:
- a CDS encoding DegV family protein, coding for MKKFIITTDTTSDLSKEYTEQNNIGLLVMSFQMDGKEYVGDENLDIKDFYDKMRSGSMPTTAQVNPEQARIQFEKYLKEGYDILHISFSSALSGSYNSTRIAAMELAETYADDKIIVVDSLSVSSGEGLLVYKAVELKKQGKSIEEIANWIEENKLNVCQYFTVDDLNHLYRGGRVSKTTAILGTVIGVKPIIHVNNEGKLIPISKTRGRKQSLGKLLDNMEKLMGSYKEENDVIFVSHGDAEKEAKSVADKIRERFKIDSIVINNIGPIIGTHSGPGTVAVFFMGENR